The window TTAATTAAAAAGCAGACAATTGAAGATTATATCAAGAATAATGCGAGAAGTAAAGCATCTTTTGAAATATGGTTTTCAATTTTAAAGCGTGCAGACTGGAAAGAACCAAATGAAATTATATCGACATTTAATAATGCAGATATATTAGGAAAAAGTTCAGACCGAGTGATATTTAATATAGGTGGTAACAACTACCGAATGATTTGTCGGTATCATTTTGGGACTAATCAAGTTCATTTGTTTGTAAAGTGGATTGGAACACATGCAGAATACACAAAACTATGCAATGAACAGAAACAGTATGAAATAAGTTCTTTTTAAATAACAAGAAAGGGTAGAAAATGGAAATATTAAAATATTCAATAGTAAAAACCAAGGAACAATATAATGAGTATTGCAAAATCCTTGAAAATTTAGTTTGTTTGGAAAACCAAAACATGCAAGATGAAGTAGAATTATTGACTTTACTAATTGAAAAATGGGATAAT is drawn from Bacteroidota bacterium and contains these coding sequences:
- a CDS encoding type II toxin-antitoxin system HigB family toxin, which translates into the protein MKIHLIKKQTIEDYIKNNARSKASFEIWFSILKRADWKEPNEIISTFNNADILGKSSDRVIFNIGGNNYRMICRYHFGTNQVHLFVKWIGTHAEYTKLCNEQKQYEISSF
- a CDS encoding helix-turn-helix domain-containing protein; amino-acid sequence: MEILKYSIVKTKEQYNEYCKILENLVCLENQNMQDEVELLTLLIEKWDNEHNSLMDLNPIELLRSLMTENNMKSKELVEILGLSKGTVSKILNYK